One stretch of Jiangella gansuensis DSM 44835 DNA includes these proteins:
- a CDS encoding anchored repeat ABC transporter, substrate-binding protein, with product MRTGQMLLSMRRAARVAAVAVLASALAGCATNGLSVTDDRLQVITTTGLLADLARNVGGDRVNVNSLVPGSADPHSYEPSLRDIRNVVYADVAFSNYMLLEEQSIIKALDANLQEGVPNVSLAEGAVKYAAEIIPLVENVALDTVWLGMRVRGTGAEYGANRSSDVYLSGTEVNGPGDLVTYLTESFGNPTFYVNSADGFDASNGYKDDTATLPPDAHTHMSWAFTEPGVYTLTLSASLAVTSDAKPIPLGEETFTFAVGVDPHSVPGMDGADVLDAGHADITVDLDQSGLSILADPHGGGDAHHTVHDPAATVIEVPNKALHDVPADPGFRFLGRPGEQIFQLPQAVLGKHVHGEIDPHLWQNVRNVISYVELMRDTLAGADPEGAREYRDNARAYIAELEELDAYVRETIAEIPASRRHLITTHDAFGYLGAAYGVEISGFVTPNPAAEPSLTDRRKLAETIRNLDLPAVFLEPNLIARSSTLTEVADDVGVAVCTIYGDTFDDAVSDYISMMRFNAESLRTCLADPPERDE from the coding sequence ATGAGGACGGGTCAGATGTTGCTCTCGATGCGTCGCGCGGCACGGGTCGCGGCCGTCGCGGTGCTGGCTTCCGCACTCGCCGGGTGCGCGACGAACGGGTTGAGCGTTACGGATGACCGTCTCCAGGTCATCACCACCACGGGCCTGTTGGCCGACCTGGCCAGGAACGTCGGAGGCGACCGGGTGAACGTGAACTCCCTGGTGCCCGGCAGCGCTGACCCGCACTCGTACGAGCCGAGCCTGCGGGACATCCGCAACGTCGTCTATGCCGACGTCGCCTTCAGCAACTACATGCTGCTCGAGGAGCAGAGCATCATCAAAGCGCTGGACGCGAACCTGCAGGAGGGCGTGCCGAACGTCTCGCTCGCCGAGGGCGCGGTCAAGTACGCCGCCGAGATCATCCCGCTGGTGGAGAACGTCGCGCTGGACACCGTCTGGTTGGGCATGCGGGTCCGGGGCACCGGCGCGGAGTACGGCGCGAACCGGTCCTCGGACGTCTACCTGAGCGGCACCGAGGTGAACGGGCCCGGCGACCTGGTGACCTACCTGACCGAGTCCTTCGGCAACCCGACCTTCTACGTGAACTCCGCCGACGGGTTCGACGCCTCCAACGGCTACAAGGACGACACCGCGACGCTGCCGCCCGATGCGCACACCCACATGAGCTGGGCGTTCACCGAGCCGGGTGTGTACACGCTGACGTTGTCCGCGAGCCTGGCCGTCACGTCCGACGCCAAGCCGATCCCGCTGGGGGAGGAGACCTTCACGTTCGCCGTGGGGGTCGACCCGCACTCCGTGCCCGGCATGGACGGCGCGGACGTGCTGGACGCCGGTCATGCTGATATCACGGTCGACCTCGACCAGAGCGGATTGTCGATCCTCGCCGACCCGCACGGTGGCGGCGATGCTCACCACACCGTTCACGACCCGGCCGCCACCGTGATCGAGGTCCCGAACAAGGCGCTGCACGACGTCCCAGCGGACCCGGGGTTCCGGTTCCTGGGCCGTCCGGGGGAGCAGATCTTCCAGCTGCCGCAGGCGGTGTTGGGCAAGCACGTCCACGGCGAGATCGATCCGCACCTGTGGCAGAACGTCCGCAACGTGATCTCGTACGTCGAGCTGATGCGCGACACCCTGGCCGGCGCAGACCCGGAGGGTGCCCGTGAGTACCGGGACAACGCGCGCGCCTACATCGCCGAGCTGGAGGAACTCGACGCCTACGTCCGCGAGACCATCGCGGAGATCCCGGCGTCGCGGCGGCACCTGATCACCACTCACGACGCGTTCGGCTATCTCGGCGCCGCGTACGGGGTGGAGATCTCGGGATTCGTCACGCCCAACCCGGCCGCCGAGCCGAGCCTGACGGACCGCCGCAAACTGGCGGAGACCATCCGCAACCTGGACCTCCCCGCGGTGTTCCTCGAACCCAACCTGATCGCACGTTCCTCGACGCTCACCGAGGTCGCCGACGACGTCGGGGTCGCGGTCTGCACGATCTACGGCGACACGTTCGACGACGCCGTCTCCGACTACATCTCGATGATGCGATTCAACGCCGAGTCGCTCCGAACCTGCCTGGCCGATCCACCGGAGAGGGACGAATGA
- a CDS encoding choice-of-anchor M domain-containing protein, producing the protein MSSEPRRARTRAIGTAVTASILTLAVPAAAAGSEDPALDQQIDADQSIATEPAVISEGHVDLGPRYVDGEWTLLVHDDSAVPPVWRPMDSAVFQITDAALTTVPDNPDYAFLPAEPGSDVHVVPQAQQPGVVWVGWNTQDPAVLDTIDRGATLTLHGVEGPGEVVMFLQSGTLGGPEVLWDSRDAYPQDLWVEMNTHTHANWVFSEPGVYLVEVEVSADLVSGESESDTQVLRFAVGDQTSTDDALAADYVPAGGTGEDAAAAPDDTTVDDQDDSGLRAGLLTAVAVAAMLAVALVVVSVRGRRAKRRAEDARAGSGASAGDGS; encoded by the coding sequence ATGAGCAGCGAACCACGCCGCGCGCGGACGAGAGCGATCGGCACGGCGGTCACGGCCTCCATCCTGACGCTGGCCGTACCGGCCGCGGCGGCCGGGTCCGAGGACCCGGCCTTGGACCAGCAGATCGATGCCGATCAGTCGATCGCGACCGAACCCGCGGTGATCAGTGAGGGCCACGTCGACCTCGGGCCGCGGTACGTCGACGGCGAGTGGACGCTGCTGGTCCACGACGACAGTGCCGTCCCCCCGGTGTGGAGGCCGATGGACAGTGCGGTCTTCCAGATCACCGACGCCGCGCTCACCACCGTCCCGGACAACCCGGACTACGCGTTCCTGCCGGCCGAGCCCGGTTCCGACGTCCACGTGGTGCCGCAGGCGCAGCAGCCCGGCGTGGTGTGGGTGGGCTGGAACACCCAGGACCCAGCTGTCCTGGACACCATCGACCGCGGGGCCACGCTGACTCTGCACGGTGTGGAGGGTCCGGGCGAGGTGGTGATGTTCCTGCAGAGCGGCACCCTGGGCGGGCCCGAGGTGCTCTGGGACAGCCGTGATGCATACCCGCAGGACCTGTGGGTCGAGATGAACACCCACACGCACGCCAACTGGGTGTTCTCCGAGCCTGGGGTCTACCTGGTCGAGGTCGAGGTGTCGGCCGACCTGGTCTCCGGGGAGAGCGAATCCGACACCCAGGTGCTCCGGTTCGCCGTCGGCGACCAGACCAGCACCGACGACGCGCTCGCGGCGGACTACGTGCCGGCCGGCGGAACCGGCGAGGACGCGGCCGCCGCACCGGACGACACCACTGTCGACGATCAGGACGACTCCGGCCTGCGGGCCGGACTGCTGACCGCCGTGGCCGTGGCGGCGATGCTGGCCGTCGCGCTCGTGGTCGTCTCGGTCCGTGGCCGGCGTGCGAAGCGGCGGGCAGAGGACGCGCGGGCCGGCTCGGGAGCGTCCGCGGGGGACGGATCGTGA
- a CDS encoding anchored repeat-type ABC transporter ATP-binding subunit — protein MTVLQVERLSVALGGRPVLHDVGLSVDAGEFVGLLGPNGAGKTTLIRAVLALIRISSGRVLVDGRPSRPGRSPIGYVPQRHEFAWDFPISVENTVMTGRNGRIGVFRRPAVGDWTAVGDALERVGMSDLRHRPVGELSGGQRQRVLVARALALQPSALLLDEPFTGLDMPTQELLNQLFLELSVEGKAVLMTTHDLLGAMESCTRLALLNRTVVADAPPDELLDRGPWMRTFGVGENSPLLKILKAV, from the coding sequence GTGACCGTCCTGCAGGTGGAGCGGCTCAGCGTGGCGCTGGGTGGCCGCCCCGTCCTGCACGACGTGGGCCTCAGCGTCGACGCCGGCGAGTTCGTCGGGCTGCTCGGCCCCAACGGTGCCGGGAAGACCACGCTGATCCGCGCGGTCCTGGCGTTGATCCGTATCTCGTCCGGGCGAGTACTCGTCGACGGCCGGCCCTCGAGGCCCGGGCGCTCACCCATCGGGTACGTGCCGCAGCGCCACGAGTTCGCGTGGGACTTCCCGATCTCCGTCGAGAACACGGTGATGACCGGTCGCAACGGTCGCATCGGTGTCTTCCGCCGGCCGGCGGTGGGTGACTGGACGGCCGTGGGCGATGCGCTGGAGCGGGTGGGGATGAGCGACCTGCGGCACCGGCCGGTCGGCGAGCTCTCCGGCGGCCAGCGCCAGCGCGTGCTGGTGGCGCGAGCGTTGGCTCTGCAGCCCAGCGCGCTGCTGCTGGACGAGCCGTTCACCGGTCTGGACATGCCGACGCAGGAACTGCTGAACCAGCTGTTCCTGGAACTGTCGGTCGAAGGAAAGGCCGTCCTGATGACGACGCACGATCTCCTGGGCGCGATGGAGTCCTGCACGAGGCTCGCCCTGCTCAACCGGACCGTCGTCGCCGACGCACCCCCCGACGAACTCCTGGACCGCGGTCCGTGGATGCGGACGTTCGGCGTCGGGGAGAACAGCCCGCTGCTGAAGATCCTGAAGGCGGTCTGA
- a CDS encoding anchored repeat-type ABC transporter permease subunit, with the protein MPITDFINDLLNPDLAFLPKALLVAVMSSIVCGVVGCYVVLRGMAFIGDAVAHAVFPGLAVAFVIQGSLVIGGAVAGVITALLVAVFSQNRRIKEDSIIGVFYVAAFALGIVIISQAPGYAGSLQQFLFGSITGIPDEDIFVVGITGALLLAVVFLFHKEFVAVSLDREMARALGMRVFWLDIVLYVMVTVAIVISVQTIGNILVLALLITPAAAARLLTDRLAVMMLLAPVVGGTSAVLGLYLSWSYDLPVGGTIVLVLTAVFLLAWTFAPRHGLIAKRWRQAAVSSVAPG; encoded by the coding sequence GTGCCGATCACCGATTTCATCAACGACCTGCTCAACCCCGACCTCGCCTTCCTGCCCAAGGCGCTACTGGTGGCGGTGATGTCGAGCATCGTGTGCGGCGTCGTCGGCTGCTACGTCGTGCTGCGCGGGATGGCGTTCATCGGCGACGCCGTGGCGCATGCCGTCTTCCCCGGCCTGGCGGTGGCGTTCGTCATCCAGGGCAGCCTGGTCATCGGCGGCGCCGTGGCTGGCGTGATCACGGCGCTGTTGGTGGCGGTGTTCTCGCAGAACCGCCGGATCAAGGAAGACTCGATCATCGGCGTGTTCTACGTCGCGGCGTTCGCGCTGGGCATCGTCATCATCTCCCAGGCACCCGGCTACGCCGGCTCGTTGCAGCAGTTCCTCTTCGGCTCCATAACCGGCATCCCGGACGAGGACATCTTCGTCGTCGGCATCACCGGTGCGCTGCTCCTGGCGGTGGTGTTCCTCTTCCACAAGGAGTTCGTCGCCGTCAGCCTGGACCGGGAGATGGCCCGCGCTCTGGGCATGCGGGTGTTCTGGCTGGACATCGTGCTCTACGTCATGGTGACCGTGGCGATCGTCATCTCCGTGCAGACCATCGGCAACATCCTCGTGCTGGCGTTGCTGATCACGCCCGCCGCGGCGGCGCGGCTGCTCACGGATCGACTCGCCGTCATGATGCTGCTCGCCCCGGTCGTGGGCGGGACGTCGGCCGTGCTCGGGCTCTACCTGTCGTGGAGCTACGACCTGCCCGTCGGCGGCACGATCGTGCTGGTGCTTACAGCCGTGTTCCTGCTCGCGTGGACCTTCGCCCCGCGCCACGGCCTCATCGCCAAACGCTGGCGGCAGGCCGCTGTCAGTTCCGTGGCGCCCGGATGA
- a CDS encoding class I SAM-dependent methyltransferase — translation MTVALGADEYQRSAEYVDVLLAEHWRELEPLVAAGLRDVSPAAGPVVDVGAGTGRGVLAIVSALPDAEIIAVEPSAAMRAVLMARVCSDDDLRRRVTVSAGELSTARLPERVSAVVAMNMIGHLDRNARRTFWSALAARLAPGAPALVNLQPPAEAVEIPETPMAEAAVGRYTYRGSGRAVPTGADRVTWHMTYQVLDGDVTVAEDQVSYGWWVLSEAQLLDEVAAAGLRADSIGPDAAGAYVLRTVDT, via the coding sequence ATGACCGTGGCCCTCGGAGCGGACGAATACCAGCGCTCGGCGGAGTACGTCGATGTGCTGCTGGCCGAACACTGGCGGGAGCTCGAACCGCTGGTCGCGGCCGGCCTGCGTGACGTCTCACCTGCCGCGGGACCGGTGGTGGACGTCGGAGCGGGGACCGGGCGCGGCGTGCTGGCGATCGTGAGCGCGCTGCCGGACGCGGAGATCATCGCGGTGGAGCCGTCGGCCGCCATGCGCGCGGTCCTGATGGCGCGGGTGTGCTCGGACGACGACCTGCGCCGCCGGGTGACCGTCAGCGCCGGTGAACTGTCCACGGCGCGGCTGCCGGAACGGGTGAGCGCCGTCGTGGCGATGAACATGATCGGTCACCTCGACCGGAACGCCCGGCGGACGTTCTGGTCCGCGCTGGCCGCACGGCTGGCGCCCGGTGCCCCGGCACTGGTCAACCTGCAGCCGCCGGCCGAGGCGGTGGAGATCCCCGAAACCCCCATGGCCGAGGCGGCCGTGGGGCGCTACACGTATCGCGGTTCCGGCCGGGCCGTGCCGACCGGGGCTGATCGGGTCACGTGGCACATGACCTACCAGGTGCTCGACGGGGACGTGACGGTCGCCGAGGATCAGGTCTCCTACGGGTGGTGGGTGCTGTCCGAAGCGCAGCTGCTGGACGAGGTCGCGGCGGCAGGTCTCCGCGCCGACTCGATCGGCCCCGACGCGGCCGGAGCCTACGTCCTACGGACCGTGGACACCTGA
- a CDS encoding DUF5336 domain-containing protein, translating into MSWLRRLLWPTPVSLAGTTTLMVALAVLIHSWSLINWPVADWVSVSAEFHESLVVAGPLLAGCAAWTAGVFTGRRSVVCPPSAARSGVPIAARHLTVLVAAGLLGYALGLAPVLVSTATRATMGGPDLLVLMGSVAALGAFVAIGYLAGAALPRSLSVVAAVIVSFAFVLAGGGGSTAWALSPVWLTGLAVAGYQENTTLSLFRLLFFVLLAVCCATAAARWVFGRSPTSLRTSTSGLLVLALPAALAMIAVNRPIDPLVRDVAAPRACEDVGHVQVCVHQANTAILDPLTQVVSRTLDAAGPAVSQPVQQVLDAVLWEENPPSHVALHFQFQNGEAWTADAAQHLAMELSGTRACYELRRGTANVSGEPDEFAVARAVMQWIWVEAGYTSASRSGMYLSPDSQILFESMSAQPADQVRQWIADNRTELLTCEVSPSDVS; encoded by the coding sequence ATGAGTTGGCTGCGGCGCCTGCTGTGGCCGACACCAGTCTCGCTCGCCGGCACCACAACGCTCATGGTCGCGCTGGCGGTGTTGATACACAGCTGGTCGCTGATCAACTGGCCGGTCGCGGATTGGGTGAGTGTCTCGGCCGAGTTCCATGAGTCGCTGGTCGTCGCCGGGCCACTGCTAGCCGGCTGCGCGGCCTGGACGGCCGGAGTCTTCACCGGGCGACGCAGCGTCGTGTGCCCGCCTTCGGCGGCGCGGTCGGGTGTCCCGATCGCGGCTCGTCACCTGACCGTGCTCGTCGCGGCCGGTCTGCTGGGGTACGCGCTCGGCCTCGCACCCGTGCTGGTGTCCACCGCGACCCGAGCCACGATGGGAGGGCCGGATCTGCTCGTCCTGATGGGCAGCGTCGCAGCGTTGGGTGCGTTCGTCGCGATCGGATACCTCGCCGGTGCCGCGCTGCCCAGATCGCTGAGCGTGGTCGCGGCCGTGATCGTTTCGTTCGCGTTCGTGCTGGCCGGAGGAGGAGGATCCACGGCCTGGGCGCTGTCCCCGGTGTGGCTGACCGGCCTGGCCGTCGCCGGCTATCAGGAGAACACGACGTTGTCCCTGTTCCGGTTGCTCTTCTTCGTGCTGCTCGCGGTCTGCTGCGCGACCGCCGCGGCACGCTGGGTCTTCGGCCGTTCACCGACGTCGCTGCGGACTTCTACCTCCGGCCTGCTGGTGCTGGCGCTGCCGGCCGCGCTGGCGATGATCGCGGTCAACCGGCCGATCGATCCGCTGGTCCGAGACGTGGCTGCTCCCCGAGCCTGTGAGGACGTCGGACACGTGCAGGTGTGCGTCCACCAGGCGAACACCGCGATCCTGGACCCGCTGACGCAAGTGGTGTCCCGGACCCTCGATGCGGCTGGACCCGCGGTCTCGCAGCCGGTCCAGCAGGTCCTCGATGCGGTCTTGTGGGAGGAGAATCCGCCCAGTCACGTCGCGCTGCACTTCCAGTTCCAGAACGGCGAGGCGTGGACGGCTGATGCGGCCCAGCACCTGGCCATGGAGCTGTCCGGCACGAGAGCCTGCTACGAGCTGCGGCGCGGCACGGCGAACGTGTCCGGCGAACCGGACGAGTTCGCCGTCGCCCGGGCCGTCATGCAGTGGATCTGGGTCGAAGCCGGTTACACCTCGGCATCACGTAGCGGCATGTACCTCTCCCCGGACTCGCAGATATTGTTCGAGAGCATGAGCGCGCAGCCAGCCGATCAGGTCCGGCAATGGATCGCGGACAACCGCACTGAGCTGCTCACCTGTGAGGTCAGCCCGAGCGACGTGTCGTGA
- a CDS encoding ABC transporter ATP-binding protein translates to MADPPSVEVADVVVRYGRRVALDSVSLTVRGGIVGLLGPNGAGKTTLLSVLATVSRPHAGQVSVHGHDLLSSAGRAAARSVIGWLPQRFDLSGSMTLRDTVAYAAWSHGVDTRSCARAAAKALAVVGLADRSSDRVRRLSGGQRQRLGLAASIAHEPDVLLLDEPTAGLDPSQRVRLRQYLKTISTGRTIVLATHLIEDGAHLCDDLVVLREGAVVYHGPPQALADDADGCNDSGLSTPLERAYQRLIGDGA, encoded by the coding sequence ATGGCTGATCCTCCTTCCGTCGAGGTCGCCGACGTGGTGGTCCGCTACGGGCGACGTGTCGCGTTGGATTCGGTCAGCCTGACCGTCCGAGGCGGGATCGTCGGCCTGCTCGGCCCGAACGGTGCCGGCAAGACGACCCTGTTGTCGGTGCTGGCCACGGTGAGCCGGCCGCACGCGGGCCAGGTGTCAGTCCACGGCCACGATCTGCTCTCGTCCGCGGGCCGGGCGGCGGCGCGGTCGGTGATCGGGTGGTTGCCGCAGCGGTTCGACCTGTCCGGGTCGATGACCCTGCGTGACACCGTCGCCTATGCGGCGTGGTCGCACGGCGTGGATACGCGGTCTTGCGCGCGGGCGGCGGCGAAGGCGCTGGCTGTCGTCGGGTTGGCCGACCGGTCGTCCGACCGGGTTCGGCGTTTGTCCGGTGGTCAGCGCCAGCGGCTGGGGTTGGCGGCCTCGATCGCGCACGAGCCGGACGTGTTGCTGCTGGACGAGCCGACGGCGGGGCTCGACCCGTCTCAGCGGGTCCGGTTGCGGCAGTATCTGAAGACCATCAGCACGGGCCGCACGATCGTTCTGGCCACTCACCTGATCGAGGACGGCGCACATCTGTGTGACGACCTGGTGGTCCTACGGGAAGGTGCGGTCGTCTATCACGGGCCGCCGCAAGCCCTCGCCGACGACGCCGACGGCTGCAATGACTCGGGCCTGTCGACGCCGTTGGAACGCGCCTACCAACGCCTCATCGGGGACGGCGCATGA
- a CDS encoding alpha/beta fold hydrolase, with protein MQAEDRTRLHVGVTGSGSDAVVLSGGPGCVHYLEHDDIAPRGMRACYALDHPSRVRAVVGVAGHGLHKDRTWSQTYEALKHTEPKIDIDWNPMVHQALSESFVEWIHGSDLLRRLADCRVPMTIVAAEHDIRPSWPLRQLAALVKQGVFVEVSGVPYDLWSTHPEVWVDVVTNACIAPADQRL; from the coding sequence GTGCAAGCCGAGGACCGGACCCGCCTGCACGTGGGAGTCACGGGAAGCGGATCTGATGCCGTGGTCTTGTCAGGAGGGCCGGGATGCGTCCATTACCTCGAGCACGATGACATCGCGCCGCGCGGAATGCGGGCTTGCTACGCCTTGGACCACCCCTCCCGTGTCCGTGCAGTGGTCGGCGTTGCCGGTCACGGACTTCACAAGGACCGGACCTGGTCCCAAACCTACGAGGCCCTGAAGCACACTGAACCCAAGATCGACATCGACTGGAACCCCATGGTCCACCAGGCGCTGAGCGAGTCGTTCGTGGAGTGGATCCACGGCTCCGACCTACTGCGGCGCTTGGCTGATTGCCGGGTCCCGATGACCATTGTCGCCGCCGAGCACGACATCCGCCCCTCATGGCCACTCCGTCAGCTCGCCGCTCTGGTCAAGCAAGGAGTCTTCGTAGAGGTCTCGGGCGTACCGTACGACCTGTGGTCTACCCACCCCGAGGTATGGGTCGACGTCGTCACGAATGCTTGCATTGCTCCGGCTGACCAGCGGCTGTGA
- a CDS encoding SPFH domain-containing protein, producing MELLVPIIIVAVLVVFAVVSTVRVVPQARRYNVERFGRYRTTLQPGLNFIIPVVDRINTKLDVREHVFSSQPQPVITEDNLVVNIDTVLYYQITDPRAAAYEVANYLQAIDQLTVTTLRNVIGSMDLEQTLTSRENINAQLRAVLDEATGKWGIRVNRVEIKAIDPPSTIKEAMEKQMRAERDKRAVILHAEGERQSRILTAEGTRQQEILEAQGKQQAAILRADGEAKAIERVFQAVHRYDADPKVLAYKYLDTLPHLADGDNNTFWVIPGELTQAIRAVTDAFGGPARAAGAVDEAPAGSDAADDDEPASVTQGPARLDAAAAADEVAELAAAAVKDAKAEAAAAENGQTNS from the coding sequence ATGGAACTCTTGGTGCCGATCATCATCGTCGCGGTCCTGGTGGTGTTCGCTGTCGTGTCCACCGTCCGGGTGGTTCCGCAGGCCCGCCGCTACAACGTGGAACGGTTCGGCCGCTACCGCACCACCTTGCAGCCCGGGCTGAACTTCATCATCCCGGTCGTCGACCGCATCAACACGAAGCTCGACGTGCGGGAGCACGTGTTCTCGTCGCAGCCGCAGCCGGTGATCACCGAGGACAACCTCGTGGTGAACATCGACACGGTCCTCTATTACCAGATCACCGACCCCCGTGCCGCCGCGTACGAGGTCGCCAACTATCTGCAGGCCATCGACCAGCTCACGGTGACCACCCTGCGCAATGTGATCGGCAGCATGGACCTCGAGCAGACCTTGACCTCCCGCGAGAACATCAACGCCCAGCTGCGTGCCGTCCTGGACGAAGCCACCGGCAAATGGGGTATCCGGGTCAACCGCGTCGAGATCAAGGCGATCGATCCCCCCTCCACCATCAAGGAGGCGATGGAGAAGCAGATGCGCGCCGAGCGCGACAAGCGCGCCGTCATCCTGCACGCCGAGGGTGAACGGCAGTCCCGGATCCTCACCGCCGAGGGCACCCGGCAGCAGGAGATCCTGGAGGCTCAGGGCAAGCAGCAGGCGGCCATCCTGCGCGCCGACGGCGAGGCCAAGGCCATCGAGAGGGTCTTCCAGGCCGTGCACCGCTACGACGCCGACCCCAAGGTGCTGGCGTACAAGTACCTGGACACCCTCCCCCACCTCGCCGACGGCGACAACAACACCTTCTGGGTCATCCCCGGTGAGCTGACCCAGGCCATCCGCGCGGTCACCGACGCGTTCGGCGGCCCGGCCCGCGCGGCCGGCGCCGTCGACGAAGCTCCGGCGGGCAGCGACGCCGCCGACGACGACGAGCCCGCGTCGGTCACGCAGGGACCGGCGCGCCTGGACGCCGCGGCAGCCGCCGACGAGGTGGCCGAGCTGGCGGCGGCCGCCGTCAAGGACGCGAAGGCCGAGGCCGCGGCGGCCGAGAACGGCCAGACCAACAGCTGA
- a CDS encoding NfeD family protein → MPWLIWLIAAAALGVIEFFTLTLAFGLLAGAAVVAAVVAGLGGPWLAQVLAFALAGAAALVIVRPIARQHMSHPPLTQEGTDALVGRKAVVLEEVTASSGLIKLSGETWSARALDDDHVIPAGALVDVMEIEGATAIVYPRELLP, encoded by the coding sequence ATGCCGTGGCTCATCTGGTTGATCGCCGCAGCGGCACTCGGCGTGATCGAGTTCTTCACCCTCACCCTGGCGTTCGGCCTCCTCGCCGGCGCCGCGGTGGTGGCGGCCGTCGTCGCCGGGCTCGGCGGGCCGTGGCTGGCGCAGGTGCTGGCCTTCGCGCTCGCGGGCGCCGCGGCGCTGGTCATCGTGCGCCCGATCGCTCGGCAGCACATGAGCCATCCGCCACTGACGCAAGAGGGAACTGACGCCCTGGTCGGCAGGAAGGCCGTGGTGCTCGAGGAGGTCACCGCGTCCAGCGGCCTCATCAAACTGTCCGGAGAGACGTGGTCGGCCCGCGCGCTGGACGACGATCACGTCATTCCGGCCGGCGCGTTGGTCGATGTCATGGAGATCGAAGGAGCGACGGCGATCGTCTACCCCCGCGAGTTGCTCCCCTGA
- the nhaA gene encoding Na+/H+ antiporter NhaA, with protein MPTSRSEVPRPVRRILGRRSYGETTRVAEILRKETVGGFLLVGAAFAALVAANSPLSDGYEALRDFRFGYEPWELDLTLGHWASDGLLAVFFFLVGLELKREFVAGDLRSVSTAVVPVAAAVGGVLAPALIYVAVNAGGAAMHGWAIPTATDIAFAVAVLAVIGSSLPSALRLFLLTLAVVDDLIAITIIAVFYTDDLNLVPLLIGVLPLALFALLAQRHPVFFGRRTGAAWLILLPIGIVFWALVHASGVHATIAGVLLGFTIPVLRGAPDRPAAGLAELFEHRFRPLSTGVAVPVFAFMAAGVAIGGRDEIVSAATDPVTIGIVAGLVAGKPLGIMATTWIVTRVTRAELDRSVRWIDLLGVSLLAGIGFTVSLLIAELSFGAGSPHTDHGKIGILTASVLAALLASSILLARNRRYKVYAAEELADEDSDGIPDVYQRPD; from the coding sequence GTGCCCACGTCCCGGTCCGAGGTGCCACGCCCCGTCCGCCGAATCCTCGGCCGAAGGAGCTACGGCGAGACGACACGCGTCGCCGAGATCCTCCGCAAGGAGACGGTCGGTGGTTTCCTGTTGGTGGGCGCCGCGTTCGCCGCCCTGGTGGCGGCGAACTCGCCGCTGTCCGACGGCTACGAGGCGCTGCGCGACTTCCGGTTCGGGTACGAGCCGTGGGAGCTGGACCTCACCCTCGGGCACTGGGCGTCGGACGGACTGCTCGCGGTGTTCTTCTTCCTCGTCGGCCTCGAGCTGAAGCGGGAGTTCGTCGCCGGGGACCTGCGGTCGGTCTCGACGGCGGTCGTGCCGGTCGCGGCGGCCGTCGGCGGCGTCCTCGCACCGGCGCTCATCTACGTCGCCGTCAACGCCGGCGGAGCGGCGATGCACGGCTGGGCGATCCCGACGGCCACGGACATCGCGTTCGCCGTGGCTGTGCTGGCCGTGATCGGGTCCAGCCTGCCGAGCGCTCTGCGGCTGTTCCTCCTCACCCTGGCTGTCGTCGACGACCTCATCGCGATCACGATCATCGCAGTCTTCTACACCGACGATCTCAACCTCGTTCCGCTACTCATCGGCGTGCTGCCACTGGCGTTGTTCGCGCTGCTCGCCCAGCGGCACCCGGTGTTCTTCGGCCGGCGCACGGGCGCGGCATGGTTGATCCTGCTTCCCATCGGCATCGTGTTCTGGGCACTGGTCCACGCGTCGGGAGTCCATGCCACCATCGCCGGCGTGCTGCTCGGGTTCACCATCCCGGTGCTGCGCGGCGCGCCCGACCGGCCCGCGGCGGGCTTGGCCGAGCTCTTCGAGCACCGCTTCCGGCCCCTCTCCACCGGCGTGGCCGTGCCCGTGTTCGCCTTCATGGCCGCGGGTGTGGCGATCGGCGGGCGGGACGAGATCGTGTCCGCGGCGACCGACCCGGTGACGATCGGCATCGTCGCCGGGCTGGTGGCCGGCAAACCGCTCGGCATCATGGCCACGACGTGGATCGTCACCCGGGTGACGCGAGCCGAGCTGGACCGGTCCGTGCGCTGGATCGACCTCCTCGGCGTCTCCCTGCTGGCCGGGATCGGTTTCACCGTGTCGCTGCTCATCGCCGAGCTCAGTTTCGGCGCGGGCAGCCCGCACACCGATCACGGCAAGATCGGCATCCTGACAGCGTCGGTCCTCGCCGCGCTGCTCGCGTCGTCGATCCTGTTGGCCCGCAACCGGCGGTACAAGGTGTACGCGGCCGAAGAGCTGGCCGACGAAGACTCCGACGGCATCCCTGACGTGTACCAGCGGCCCGACTAG